In a single window of the Acinetobacter tibetensis genome:
- a CDS encoding ABC1 kinase family protein translates to MKNNIWLDGLRSVARMGETAVVAAKAGFKYATEKPSNAKLMRETFEDLGSTYIKLGQFIASTPSLFPREFVEEFQGCLDQTPSLPFSYVQQVLASEFAGRNLDEIFASIEEKPLASASIAQVHAAKLVTGEDVVLKIQKPGVETILYTDLNVLHWATKILEKAVPKVKFASLADIVDEIKTRMVREVDFIEEAQNIDDFVNYLNATNNKAATAPKVYHQFSTRRVLTMQRLFGVPLTDFEVVKKYSKDPSQVLITAMNTWFGSLMMCNSFHADLHAGNLMLLEDGRIGFIDFGIVGQLKPEVWTACMAFMDALQRTNYTLMAESMLGMGMTDVAIDTQVLAADLERLFSGVLLADPHEILSSNPADLNDIMMDMVAVGERHGIRFPRDFALLFKQMLYFDRFMRVLAPYTDIYADQRLQMVQTIDPSLMLKN, encoded by the coding sequence ATGAAAAATAATATCTGGCTAGATGGACTGCGTTCCGTTGCCCGTATGGGGGAAACCGCAGTTGTTGCGGCAAAGGCGGGCTTTAAATACGCCACTGAGAAGCCCAGTAATGCCAAGCTAATGCGTGAAACCTTTGAAGATTTAGGTTCGACTTATATTAAATTAGGTCAGTTTATTGCAAGTACCCCTTCGTTATTTCCGCGTGAATTTGTCGAGGAATTTCAAGGCTGTCTAGATCAGACACCGTCCTTACCGTTTAGTTATGTTCAACAGGTTTTGGCTTCTGAGTTTGCTGGTCGTAATTTAGATGAAATCTTTGCTTCAATTGAGGAAAAGCCACTAGCTTCAGCATCAATTGCGCAAGTACATGCTGCAAAGTTGGTCACAGGGGAAGATGTTGTGCTCAAGATTCAAAAACCGGGTGTAGAAACGATTCTATATACCGACTTGAATGTATTGCATTGGGCGACCAAAATTTTAGAAAAGGCAGTACCCAAAGTTAAATTTGCTTCGTTAGCAGACATTGTTGATGAAATTAAAACGCGGATGGTGCGCGAAGTTGACTTTATTGAAGAAGCGCAAAATATTGATGATTTTGTCAATTATCTAAATGCGACCAATAACAAAGCGGCAACTGCACCAAAGGTTTATCATCAATTTTCAACCCGCCGTGTCTTGACGATGCAACGTTTATTTGGCGTCCCTTTGACAGATTTTGAAGTGGTAAAAAAATACTCTAAAGATCCATCGCAAGTGCTTATTACAGCAATGAACACTTGGTTTGGTAGTCTCATGATGTGTAATAGCTTCCATGCGGATTTGCATGCAGGTAATTTAATGCTGCTTGAAGATGGGCGTATTGGTTTTATTGATTTTGGTATTGTGGGGCAATTAAAACCTGAGGTTTGGACAGCCTGTATGGCATTTATGGATGCACTACAAAGAACAAACTATACGCTGATGGCTGAAAGTATGCTTGGAATGGGTATGACAGATGTCGCTATTGATACTCAGGTTTTAGCTGCAGATTTAGAGCGCTTGTTTAGTGGTGTGTTATTGGCAGACCCACACGAAATTTTGAGTTCTAATCCTGCGGACTTAAATGACATTATGATGGACATGGTTGCTGTTGGTGAGCGTCATGGTATTCGCTTCCCGCGTGATTTTGCCTTATTGTTCAAACAAATGCTGTATTTCGATCGATTTATGCGCGTCCTAGCACCTTATACCGATATTTATGCAGACCAGCGTTTGCAAATGGTGCAAACTATTGATCCAAGTTTGATGTTGAAAAATTAA
- the folB gene encoding dihydroneopterin aldolase codes for MDAIVIEGLKVNTVVGCFNWERQIVQPLMLDLMIHTNLEVAASSDELEDTLNYAEICSISAEVIQKAQPKLIEHAAKLVLNALFSTYPAIESIKITIRKPAIIAEANSVGIRIERHRNDLRLSTGE; via the coding sequence ATGGATGCGATAGTCATTGAAGGCTTAAAGGTGAATACTGTGGTGGGTTGCTTCAATTGGGAGCGACAGATCGTTCAACCTTTAATGTTAGATTTGATGATTCATACCAATTTAGAGGTAGCAGCCAGTTCGGATGAACTTGAAGACACATTAAATTATGCTGAAATTTGTAGCATTTCCGCCGAAGTCATTCAAAAAGCTCAGCCTAAATTAATTGAACATGCTGCAAAATTGGTACTTAATGCGCTTTTTTCTACCTACCCTGCGATAGAATCGATTAAAATTACGATTCGTAAGCCTGCCATTATTGCAGAAGCCAATTCTGTAGGAATTCGTATTGAACGCCACCGAAACGATTTACGCCTTAGCACTGGCGAGTAA
- a CDS encoding 2-amino-4-hydroxy-6-hydroxymethyldihydropteridine diphosphokinase — MNATETIYALALASNLNPQQNFRYAYHQICELGTVEFSKIYVIPCRDAVGADYWNAACLLHSKLNLEQIIAQLKQWEADTGRVRPSHQISLDVDLIAWGMSLGRMQFNPKKMPLALDVKIPMADVWSHPSFADSKHQFPTVKCLEVVNI, encoded by the coding sequence TTGAACGCCACCGAAACGATTTACGCCTTAGCACTGGCGAGTAATCTTAATCCCCAGCAAAATTTTCGTTATGCCTATCATCAGATATGTGAGCTTGGTACAGTTGAGTTTTCCAAAATTTATGTGATTCCATGCCGTGATGCTGTGGGAGCCGATTATTGGAATGCAGCTTGCCTATTACATTCAAAATTAAACCTTGAGCAAATTATTGCACAATTAAAGCAATGGGAAGCTGATACAGGTCGTGTTCGTCCATCTCATCAAATATCATTGGATGTTGATCTGATTGCATGGGGAATGTCGTTAGGGCGGATGCAATTTAATCCTAAAAAAATGCCTTTAGCACTCGATGTGAAAATTCCGATGGCGGATGTGTGGTCACATCCAAGTTTTGCAGACTCAAAGCATCAGTTCCCCACAGTGAAATGCCTTGAGGTTGTTAACATATAA
- the coq7 gene encoding 2-polyprenyl-3-methyl-6-methoxy-1,4-benzoquinone monooxygenase has product MRHYTGIDKLINSFDQALRSLVPGTTAAQRENPAVPEETQLAVSEARHVAGLMRVNHSGEVCAQALYHGQALTAKLPNVRREMEKAALEEQDHLAWCEDRLKELDSHTSLLNPIWYSLSFGMGALAGIAGDKYSLGFVAETERQVSLHLQHHISQLPAQDNRSRKILEQMNEDELHHRDTALNAGGVDLPMPVRMTMTAISKLMTKTSYFI; this is encoded by the coding sequence ATGCGTCACTATACGGGCATTGATAAGCTCATTAACTCTTTTGACCAAGCACTTCGTAGTCTCGTTCCAGGGACGACAGCAGCTCAGCGAGAAAATCCCGCTGTTCCAGAAGAAACACAATTGGCTGTAAGTGAAGCACGTCATGTGGCAGGACTTATGCGTGTCAACCATAGTGGTGAAGTCTGTGCTCAAGCGTTATATCACGGGCAAGCTCTCACTGCGAAACTGCCGAATGTCCGCCGTGAAATGGAAAAGGCAGCTCTTGAAGAGCAAGATCATTTAGCATGGTGTGAAGATCGCTTAAAAGAACTTGATAGCCACACCAGTTTGCTCAATCCAATCTGGTATAGCTTGTCTTTTGGGATGGGGGCACTGGCTGGTATTGCAGGTGACAAATACAGTCTAGGTTTTGTGGCTGAAACTGAACGCCAAGTGAGTTTGCATTTACAACATCATATTAGTCAACTTCCTGCTCAAGATAACCGTTCTCGTAAAATTCTAGAACAAATGAATGAAGATGAGCTGCATCATCGTGATACAGCGCTCAATGCTGGTGGTGTGGATTTGCCTATGCCTGTTCGCATGACGATGACCGCCATTTCAAAACTCATGACTAAAACCAGTTATTTTATTTAA
- a CDS encoding MFS transporter — MEKKEHLLSTRRFLPMFMTQFLGALNDNVYKQALLLVITYGWINQQSASVSTLNNLAALLFILPYFIFSATAGQIADKYERARLVRGIKILEIIIMLIGSAGFLLGQLWLLLLALFLMGTHSTFFGPIKYAILPEILKPNELMSGNALFQSGTSMAILIGMILGGAVISASDGNLFWISLTIVMIAILGYFSSRFILKQNVTTPDLKIDWNFFRTSFQTLKYAKSIPLIYLVLLGNSWYWFYGATYLTQIPQLTQQNLHASENVVSLLLTFFSVGIGIGSLLCRRIGGTEVNLKMVPMGAIGLTVFALYLAASLAFVPVRTGELLHLADIFQQGWSYYHVMLAVTLLGISGGFYIVPLYAMMQAYSPRSHRARVVAANNILNAVFMVSSAIFSIIILSILKIDIKILFCITAVLSAIFSIWLLVRLKPLLNTAQVSLED, encoded by the coding sequence ATGGAAAAAAAAGAACATCTTTTAAGCACTCGTCGTTTTTTACCGATGTTTATGACTCAATTTTTAGGTGCATTAAACGACAATGTTTATAAACAAGCCTTATTGTTGGTGATTACATACGGATGGATTAACCAACAAAGTGCCAGTGTGAGCACATTAAACAACCTTGCAGCGCTGTTGTTTATTCTGCCGTACTTCATCTTTTCAGCTACAGCAGGTCAAATTGCGGACAAATATGAACGTGCGCGCTTGGTGCGTGGTATTAAAATTCTTGAAATTATCATCATGCTGATTGGTAGTGCCGGATTTTTACTTGGACAGTTATGGTTATTGTTACTCGCTCTTTTTCTCATGGGCACGCACTCAACCTTTTTTGGCCCTATTAAATATGCAATCTTGCCTGAAATTTTAAAACCCAATGAGTTAATGTCAGGGAATGCCTTATTTCAATCAGGTACTTCAATGGCGATCTTGATTGGTATGATTTTGGGTGGAGCAGTCATTTCTGCTTCGGATGGTAATTTATTCTGGATTAGCCTGACCATTGTTATGATTGCTATTTTGGGTTACTTCTCTAGTCGTTTTATTCTGAAACAGAATGTCACTACGCCTGATTTAAAGATTGATTGGAACTTTTTCAGAACCAGTTTTCAAACATTAAAGTATGCGAAAAGCATTCCGCTCATTTATTTGGTGCTATTAGGTAACTCTTGGTATTGGTTTTATGGAGCAACCTATTTAACCCAAATCCCGCAACTAACACAGCAAAATTTGCATGCATCTGAAAATGTTGTCAGTCTTCTATTGACCTTTTTCTCTGTAGGAATCGGTATTGGCTCATTGTTATGCCGCAGAATTGGTGGAACAGAAGTTAATTTAAAAATGGTTCCGATGGGCGCAATTGGTTTAACTGTATTTGCTTTATATTTGGCTGCCAGTCTCGCTTTTGTTCCAGTTCGAACTGGTGAACTTCTACATCTTGCTGATATATTCCAACAAGGTTGGAGTTATTACCATGTGATGTTAGCGGTTACTCTGCTTGGAATTAGCGGAGGTTTTTACATTGTGCCACTGTATGCCATGATGCAAGCCTATTCACCTCGCTCACACCGTGCACGTGTTGTTGCTGCAAATAACATATTAAATGCTGTGTTTATGGTTAGCTCAGCTATTTTTTCCATTATCATTTTAAGTATTTTAAAAATTGATATTAAAATACTGTTCTGCATTACCGCTGTACTGAGTGCAATATTTAGCATTTGGCTATTGGTTCGTTTAAAACCACTACTCAACACAGCTCAAGTCTCTTTAGAGGATTAA
- a CDS encoding autotransporter assembly complex protein TamA produces MLVKTNFKKSALTLSMNSILELNHTNKSLCLSAFLMFFAQHGFAQEMSVVQPENAATSHIEQAAKDELNAQIQAEAQTQNLSRAEQLTKVENDQNKVSAPDSYAMLQHQVRHSDQIDTFKPITFDDLEELPEIPVDQGMANEIYNVAKEAKTEAERYRAGQTQEVVIRNPTPQELTEINQAPVNIDQLMNRIQADSQIVVEANESGKTLPELGLVTEPVVEEEKSFFKRWYYKLRPSKNDLETAKVPRIKAEVIIVDAQNTNPDLPDKEYQQALLNLKNNVGAKLSSFTQESYGDFNAALPQLKSLSNLSAQAVGFYQAEFKFEKTSESRVKVSIKPNMPVLVDNQNIEFSGVGANNPQFQVISVLPDLDIGDVLNHGLYESTKKRIVDAASNNGYFDAYWRLHDVKVAQPQNLADINLRFETGERYQLAGAEFRMSDPAKPFPLDMDILKMMVPWEDGADYALWRVNTLANNLTNSRYFNYTLVDAVRPDLVEVPLELPPDLQALVDQEKIASSKLQAQDQNDVNSAKEVTQSVVDEDQFAGTNEKEMDPEIKQQRVAQESRVEEEERLKIQARDEKKVPVIVTLNADRLNNAEVGAGWGSDTGARLRTTYRRAIVNRRGHSFDANLELSKIRQAVDTRYNIPYNHPLNDYISLVGGYEREERDGVAQGNSLTIESAVVGADRIIKRSMGNWQHTFGLRYRLDRLSQNGVVDESDIPDAFLASSDTEQQSLLVGYEASRVDSDKRVNPTKGFRQIYKVEVGSEALLSDANMAILNAGWRFIYSLGENNDHQFIGRSDLGYIVTEDFNKIPYNLRYFAGGDQSIRGFDYKSLTPEVDGYKIGGQALAVGSLEYNYQFKDGWRAALFSDFGNAYDKNFSNDTEYSVGLGIRWASPIGALRIDVASGISDEDHPIRVHFFIGSPL; encoded by the coding sequence ATGCTTGTAAAAACCAATTTTAAAAAGTCGGCTTTAACCCTAAGTATGAACTCTATCTTGGAGTTGAATCATACCAATAAAAGTTTGTGTTTGAGCGCTTTTTTAATGTTTTTTGCCCAACATGGCTTCGCTCAAGAGATGAGTGTGGTACAACCTGAAAATGCAGCCACATCCCATATTGAGCAGGCGGCTAAAGATGAGCTGAATGCACAAATTCAAGCAGAAGCACAGACGCAGAATTTAAGCCGAGCTGAGCAACTTACAAAAGTTGAAAACGACCAGAATAAAGTTTCAGCGCCCGATAGTTATGCAATGTTGCAACATCAAGTGCGGCATAGCGATCAAATTGATACCTTTAAGCCAATTACCTTTGATGATTTGGAGGAGCTGCCTGAAATACCAGTCGATCAGGGTATGGCAAATGAAATTTATAATGTAGCCAAAGAAGCAAAAACTGAAGCCGAAAGATATCGTGCGGGTCAGACACAAGAAGTAGTAATACGTAATCCGACTCCGCAGGAACTGACCGAAATTAATCAGGCGCCAGTAAACATCGATCAATTAATGAATCGTATTCAGGCGGACAGCCAAATTGTCGTAGAGGCCAATGAGTCGGGTAAAACATTGCCAGAGTTGGGCTTAGTCACTGAACCAGTCGTAGAGGAAGAAAAAAGCTTTTTTAAACGTTGGTATTACAAACTAAGACCCTCTAAAAATGATTTAGAGACAGCCAAAGTACCTCGGATTAAAGCTGAGGTCATTATTGTTGATGCACAAAATACGAATCCAGATTTACCAGACAAAGAATATCAACAGGCACTTTTAAATTTAAAGAATAACGTGGGTGCGAAGCTGTCTAGCTTTACGCAAGAATCCTATGGTGATTTTAATGCAGCCTTGCCACAATTAAAAAGCTTATCGAATTTGTCGGCGCAGGCTGTAGGCTTTTATCAAGCTGAGTTTAAGTTTGAGAAGACCAGCGAAAGCCGCGTTAAAGTCAGTATTAAACCCAATATGCCCGTCTTGGTTGATAATCAAAATATTGAATTTAGTGGTGTTGGTGCAAATAACCCTCAATTCCAAGTCATTAGTGTGTTACCTGATTTAGACATTGGCGACGTATTAAATCACGGGTTGTATGAAAGTACGAAAAAGCGAATTGTAGATGCCGCTTCAAACAATGGTTACTTTGATGCCTATTGGCGATTGCATGATGTGAAAGTTGCACAGCCTCAAAATTTGGCAGACATTAATTTGCGTTTCGAAACGGGCGAGCGTTATCAATTAGCTGGCGCAGAATTCCGCATGAGTGATCCTGCTAAGCCATTTCCACTAGATATGGACATCTTGAAAATGATGGTGCCATGGGAAGATGGTGCCGATTATGCTTTATGGCGTGTGAATACTTTGGCAAATAACTTGACCAACTCACGTTATTTTAACTACACCTTAGTTGATGCAGTACGACCTGACTTAGTTGAAGTGCCTTTAGAACTTCCGCCAGATTTACAAGCGTTAGTCGATCAAGAAAAAATTGCAAGTAGTAAACTGCAAGCTCAAGATCAAAACGACGTAAACTCTGCAAAGGAAGTGACACAATCTGTTGTAGATGAAGATCAATTTGCTGGGACAAATGAAAAGGAAATGGATCCTGAAATTAAACAGCAAAGAGTAGCTCAAGAGTCACGGGTGGAAGAAGAAGAACGGCTGAAAATACAAGCACGCGATGAGAAAAAAGTGCCTGTTATTGTGACTTTAAACGCAGACCGATTAAATAATGCTGAAGTTGGTGCAGGATGGGGTTCTGATACAGGTGCGCGATTAAGAACAACCTATCGTCGTGCTATTGTAAACCGCAGAGGCCACTCATTTGATGCGAACTTAGAGTTATCTAAAATTCGGCAAGCAGTTGATACGCGCTATAACATTCCTTATAACCATCCGCTAAATGATTACATTAGTCTGGTGGGGGGATACGAACGTGAAGAACGAGATGGTGTTGCACAAGGTAATAGTTTAACTATCGAATCTGCGGTTGTCGGAGCAGATCGTATTATTAAGCGTTCTATGGGCAATTGGCAGCATACCTTTGGTTTACGTTATCGATTAGACCGCTTAAGCCAGAATGGTGTAGTGGATGAAAGTGATATTCCTGATGCATTTTTAGCAAGTTCGGATACAGAGCAACAATCGTTGTTGGTAGGTTATGAAGCTTCACGCGTAGATTCAGATAAGCGGGTAAATCCAACCAAGGGCTTTCGACAAATTTATAAAGTAGAAGTTGGAAGTGAAGCGCTTTTATCTGATGCAAATATGGCGATATTAAATGCAGGCTGGCGATTCATTTATTCATTAGGTGAAAATAATGACCATCAGTTTATAGGTCGTAGTGATCTAGGCTATATCGTGACTGAAGACTTTAATAAAATTCCTTATAATCTTCGGTATTTTGCGGGTGGAGATCAGTCTATTCGCGGTTTTGACTATAAGAGTTTAACGCCCGAAGTGGATGGTTATAAAATTGGGGGGCAAGCTTTAGCAGTTGGTTCACTCGAATATAACTATCAATTTAAAGACGGATGGCGCGCAGCATTATTCAGTGACTTTGGTAATGCGTATGATAAAAACTTTAGTAATGATACAGAATATAGTGTTGGTCTAGGCATTCGCTGGGCATCTCCGATTGGGGCTTTACGTATAGATGTTGCGTCGGGGATTTCGGATGAAGACCATCCAATTCGCGTGCATTTCTTTATTGGTTCACCACTTTAA